CAAATTGTTCTATTGCGGCATTGGAAGACAGGAGGTACTCTTAATGCGTCAAGAAGCAAAGGAATATCCCTCTTTTCCACTCGGAAATCGGCTTTACATTCTGCTGAGTCTTTATTCGCGAGGGAAAACTTTTCATACGCCGAGTGAGGAAAAAGAAGATTACTCGGCCTGTATGCTTCGTAAAGCAGAACAAACTCTTCTTCGTCTATGATCTCTTCCATTAAACACAAACAAAGCACTTCTTGGACTATCTTAAATAATCCCATGGCTATTTCTGCGAAAGAATTGCCGAAGAATCACACTGATAAAGAGCGATTCGCAGCCACGTCGTCTTGCATCGCGACGGGGATCTTAACTTTACTTTTCCCGCTCAAACGACGACGTTCTAGTCCCAGTCCCTTATCAGCCACCGCAGTCGCGTCTCGGATCTTAAAGTCCCATACGGAGTTTTAGCCTCAATCATCACATGTGATCCCTCGAAGCTATTATGTACTTTCCATACCTTGATTTTACgactaaaagtaaaaataaggTTAGACGGTATTCTCAAACAGAAAAGCAGAAACAATCGTATCATTCCCAAGTTTTACCAGTCACACTGAAGCAACTCTTCAATTTTCACATAATTACTGTAACCACAGGCATTTAAATCAAtgcaaattgcaaaaaaaaaatttaaaaaatgaaaagaaatcgAAAGAAATCACAAGTGGAGTCTCGactcaaatacatgctcttgcaaaaactagaaatcattgatttgatcagtatatcttgcATCATCAACATAGTTACACGAATTCGGCGCTTTTGCAAAGGAGGATCCTCGAGTTAGGTAAACATGTTGGTTCTAAAAAATgagcgcctcgtttgaaaacagctctgcgccagaaacaaggtctttaATCGCCTCTAGGCTCTCACAGAAAATAGTCACTTTCGATTGCATTTAACACcagtagtaagaccaaaaaatatatttgtacgttGACTTTTTACCAGGCGACTTAACTTACATATGgagagaggtggtttaaatgagtcactgcaatacggataactttaattatttttgaatttgcgaacctttggctcgatgcgctaaacgagggtcaagtctacccttgggtacaccgatggagattgattttacatatttacactacccactcccccagtgcagcaaaattgtcactccgataattttctcgatcagttacgagcttttccatctcccttcggccaaagtccctcaggactaccaattactcaggacttttgtttgATGCTTAATGGAAAAGGTCACCCGGAACAATGGACCATTTCTTGATATGACAGTTTGAGAGCAATTTTTGGTTGCTTCATCTAACGTACACCCGCGTAAATTCACCTTCACTGAAAACGGAGAATACTCTGAAtccttaaatataattttagcTGTAATAGTATGGATATCTACTGACTAGGACTTATGTTTGATCTAACTCTGGCATTGTTCAATAACTAACTCAGAACCACCGATGCACAACCGAACCACTAACACAAAAACGACAGACTAAAATCTAcgtcaattgaaaattgtaagcTATCAGTTGTATTCATCAGAAATCCATACAGTAATTTGCACTGCAATGGAAAAATCTGGTTTTTTAATAGACAACGCAACATCAAAATTCGTTTAAGTGAGCAGGAGATAACGCACGTTGACATTGTCGGTAATGAAAAAAACCGAAACGTACCTCGGCAATTATATTAACCTGTTGACGCCCATAAAGATTCAGAATGCAAAATCCTCCTATAAACTCAATACTTTGTCAATGAAAAGGAGTTGGGAATATAGAGATAGATCAACAAGGTCGATCCGTTTAGAAATCAAGGTCAACACggagaatttgctattggatctTGAGAGCAAGCGAGTTAAAAACCCTCCGGCAGTTTCGATGTGTTTCAGTTTAGTTTGAAGAATCGAAGGAGAGATATTTCCACTTATCCACAATGGCAGTTTTAGCGAAAATATGTTGCTGCGGATGCAGTCTACGAGACCGTGCGTTGCTTATTGGAATCTCCGGCCTGGtgagttaaaataattatctATAAATTACCACACTTTAATTTGTCAAATTATATTACAAACAGCCCAGttttaatactttttaaaaagtatatcGAGCGGTCATTGATATTTCTTAATATCGCTACACTGTTGGTGAAGATTGAATTCAGTTCTGTTTTTGGGTCATAATACAACTCAGAGTTAATAAGGAGTTCTAGAGCAGTGTTTATCGATTTAGGCGACAAATTTCAAGACAAACGAAAATCGTGAAACCTCATAGATAGAAAAATAagggaaaatagaaataaaaaattctggTCCGGGCCATCTGCAGATtctgacttaaaaaaatagaataaaatgaaaactaaaactaGCGAAAAGTGAAAAACCGAAAGTCACATCGCGAATGAAAAATGCTACAGAGATCTTTGAATAACTTGAACACGCACTTTCCACTTCTACtcattttgataaaattatacgCTTTCGTCTGCAAGTTATAGAAAAGGAGTGATGAAGATAACCTTAGACAGGGAAATAGCGTCAAAATTCGCGTGGTCTTTTAGCATAAAGATTATTCTATAAAGACTATGGAATAAACTTCCTGCGGAAATTTGGAGTCGAGCTCCTTGGCTGCTTTTTATTCTAAGCTACTCCACTGTTTAGTCAACAATCACCAGGCACTTTTATTTATACTCTTATATTTTATATGATACAGTTATAAAAGTACTATCcgaattttttattaattttatccCAGTATTGTATAAATTTTATATCTTTGTATCACAATAGTTAGTGTGATGTATATCACAATTATTCGTTTCGCACCATTAAAATATCTAGATAGAAAGCAGACACGCATCAATAAATAATTCCCTCTCCAGCACGAGTGCCCTACAAGCCGAACTTATCCATTGAAGCACGTGCGCTAAATTAATTCACCCACGTCGCTTGTGATAACCCAAGTGACCCCAAGTTGCTAGCAATatggactttaaaaaaataattttgacagTTTCGTTCGCTACATCACGTTGCATTGCTAGTGTACGCCACAATGTTATTCGAGATGTTCCCTCTAAGTAGTGTTAGTGTGCCAAGCGTATAGGTTTTATTTAGTCTAGTATATAAGGTCGAAACATACCTGTTTACAAGAGTATGTACATGCCACATGGCGTAAATTGGATTTTTTAGAAAGTTGCAATAGACAATGTAGCAGAATATTTAGTCTGTATTGACTAAGACCGAGCTGTGCTACTTTTCATGTCCAGcggaaattcaaaataaacgcGATGAATTTCGtctttttttaaccaaacaaTATTTGCGCTAGAAATTAAGagtcaaattcaaaattttctgaaTAGCCAAAATTAACAGTTGCCACACTGCAAGCCAAGCATGATATAGTTCTTATTGAGTGGCAAGATCCGAACAAACGAGTCAAACGAGAGAAcacctttaaaacattttaaatttatgtCTGTGTTTATATCCATTTCAGATCTTCCAAGCAATCATGCTTTATAACCAAAGTAAAGCTCTCATAAAGTACAACCAGGCTATCATAGACTGGGACAGCTACGAAGGATATCTCCCTGTAGACAAGAAGCACATTGGAGGTATTTCTACTTCTCCTTCCTTAtcttaaaaatatcattaaattaTGGAATAAAATCATGATACACTTTAACGTTCCAAGACAATATTTTCATTCCATAATGAAAATAAGCTGGTCGCCAAACACGTTTTTGAGCCATCAGTAAGCaattaaattcatattttaaggATGGTTTTGACTGGATTCAACGTTTCCACGTCAAGTCTCAAATGAAGAAGTCGTTTAAACCATGGCGTGTTTTCCAGCAGTGTATTTTGAAGGGATAATAAGgatttgttattcaaatcaaCCTGCTTTGAATTGTTGTGAGTGAGCTTTATGAATTCTTTTCtgaactttgttttgattaaagttgccttttttttttctctctgttttatCTCAAAGCCATCATCACATTGGCTTATGTAACCTTCGCCCTCAAAGTGATTTCAGTCCTATGCAATGTGTCATTGCTAATATCTGTTGGCACggtaagtaaagaaaaatcgAGATGGCATTAGGTTTTGTACTATAAAGTGCATTTTAGTTACGCGTTCTGGCATAATCTTCGCCTATGGTCTGCAAACTTTATTAGACACGGCTGACTTCATCCGCGAATGTGTTATGGGCGCACAGTTTTAAACACATTTGCAAGGTTTTTTGCGGATTGAACCCAGAGGCTCGATAAATGTGAAGCATAATCtgaaatatccaccactatcaGTTGTAATTATGTACTCAATCTAAGGCTATCCTTGAGATTTTCACTGTCATTTGgtgcaccccccccccccccaaggaaATTTTCACCCGGCACTCTGTCAAATGTCTCTgatgaattttgattttaagccTAAATTTTTGCACACACAACTTGCATATTTACCAGGTCCATATGGATGTTATTTGTGCGGCAAAGATCCCGATATctctttattgttgttgttgtttgtttcgGTTGTTTCGGTTGTTTAGCAAAATTTATCTCCCTTGTTGCAGAAAAACATTGATTTGGCTGTGATCTGGCTGGATTGGAACGTTTTTGATTTTGCATACTCTGTTTCAGTGACAAGTTTCCTGCTGTTGTCCGTCTCCGATGTGGTGAGTGCAaatggcaaaaagaaaaaattcattatcTCCGCATCAAATGCTTGAAGTGTCTAGCGCGGGGTTCAATGACATTATCACACGACTCAGAGTACAATTTTTGACAATAATAACACAGTAACTGTACCAGTAAAAATTCAGAATTatacaaaaaagacaaacaacttTGAAAGCTAAGATTGGCAAAAAACTGTACATAAAAAGCCCGGCATCTTGTATGTTTAGCATTAACGCATTAGATTCCTCTTCCTAATTTTCAAAATCACTCTCACTTTTCCAAGTAAAGTAGATTTCATGGAACTCAAGAACAGATAGCACCTTTTTttagattatttaaaaaattttcaggcatCGAACTTTTATCTCTCTCTTAAGTTCAGCTGTTGGTAGTCTGTCGGTAGCAAATTCAGTTATAATGTCTTGAACCAAGAGATTATATCTCGTACTGCTCAAATTTCCCTCATAAATTTGAAATGTACTTTTTTGCGGCCTGTTTCAATCACACATGTGAAACTATTCTACACTAAACTGTCCGTCAATTCATATTATAACAAAGTAAACTtacaatgtttctttgtttatcgCATCACAGTTTATATATGCAGATATTGTGATAATCCTGTGGTGTTTGCTTACGgtaagttaattttttatattttgcgtttttttcttttttttttttttgtatttatgaTGGGCGTATGCAGATATTGCAATAactgttactttttttaattcctatTTTGCTTgggaaattatttgaataaatccCTCTTCCTATGCTAAGGAcatgtctttttttctgtttaattttaaaCCTTGTATTCAAGACCTGTCAAAACTCTTCCACTGCTAGTTTCAATTATGATACTGAACAGCAGAAACTTTCCTACAATAAACGTCATGATCGACATATAAAACGAACAAAATCACATTAATcctccaaataaaaaaaatattttatcaaataactATAATACATTAGCTGTAACGGGTAAACATAGACTattgttatatacctagacattcactcaacaaaacgagcactgtgatttgttgattcttggtcacgtgcccctAATCAGATTGAAATATATCCCAACCGGGATACAATTGCGCAGTCGTTACCCGCGCGCTGATTACAACagcatgtttgtttgtttttgccatatgattGTTTAGGGGAAAGTCCAAATATATCACAAAGCACTTAATGAATGGTCCATTGgaaaactagttagttttgttttttgtttccgTTGGGACCATATCTTGAGTGTAGAATGATCATAAACGGTTCAACTTTcgtcatttattttcattttctatttcattcatttatttcatctcGTATTTCAGATCTATTTCGTGATTGTGGTTCATTCGTACATACAGGCCCTCCGTGAAGATCCATCAGGGGCAAGCGCCGGTTTTCCTAGAGCACACGTTTACCAGACTCAAACGGTAACCAGATTTACGTCAAGATCTTACTGAATGCAGTTTTCCGGTTATGACCATATGGAGTTCaaagcttgtcaatcaaatttatttattcgtatctgtattaataattaatctTTGTTTAACATTTTGCCTCTATCCACAGGCTGGTTTACGATATGCTAGCCTATGCACACCACCACCCACGACTGCTGTGCCTTCACACATTGGTGTAGGATATCCTCCCGCATGCGCAGTATCGGACGAGAATACCATGACGCCACAGGCTGGTTATCTTTATCCTCCTCCATATCCAGCTGTGACGTCATATACTGATGTAAGATACCCTCCTCATCATCCAATGGCTGGTAAGATTACTCTGTCGTCATACTATGACGCTGGTAATCTTCCTTCACACGTAGCACATGGCAGAACTACCATGACATCACAAGATAGCCCAGGGTATCCTCCTGCTTACACAGATCCAGACACGACCGCTGTGATGTCACAGTTCGGGAATTCTTCTCAACACACAGTGCCCGCCAAGGCTATTGTGACATACCTAGGCTCTGAGTGACGTCATGATGAACTGTTAATGACACAAGAGCTCACCGGTCACTGAGATGCCTGAGAAAAGACTGGGCATTATAAACATTCTATACCAGTTAAtctaattaaaagtaaaagtggCCCCAGAATAGTTCTAAGTCATTTCTTAAGATATGGTTATAAATCATGTTTCAAGATTTTGTCATGTAGCACATTATAAGATATTAATAACCTTTGCGCCAATTGGCCAGCTCATAGGTAGTTAGTGAGTAATATTCAACAACAAGCAAAACTAAGTGGCTTGGGTATACAAGTTTGGCTAAAAAAGCGATTTTTTCCGAAATAAAGCCTTTTAGCATCCTTAAGTTAATAGAAGGTATTTTGGGACACTTTGAACGTTGATTTAACGTAAAAGGCCTACAATGCCAGTTGACCAAAAAGGCATAAATCTAAGTAAATATACTATTTATTTACCATGGTTCTCCTTCATCTTTTCATTGGAATCTTTTGTTCCTTTCTGGTCGCTTGGAACCCTAGTAAACCCATGAAGTCAAGTCTCCTTGAACATTGGCAGCTAGTGCCATGCCCCTGGCCATTAGTGTGGACAGTTGCCAATTTGTTGTGATGGGTACTTAATGGCATAAGTGGGTACGCATACCTTGGACAGCCTGCGAATAACACTCGGCTGAGCCATTTAAATTGTTCTGCATCtcttaatttaattaaatgatatttaaacCGGAAGCTCTCTCACCCGTAGGTGATCTACAGAGAGGT
This is a stretch of genomic DNA from Pocillopora verrucosa isolate sample1 chromosome 12, ASM3666991v2, whole genome shotgun sequence. It encodes these proteins:
- the LOC131777983 gene encoding uncharacterized protein produces the protein MAVLAKICCCGCSLRDRALLIGISGLIFQAIMLYNQSKALIKYNQAIIDWDSYEGYLPVDKKHIGAIITLAYVTFALKVISVLCNVSLLISVGTKNIDLAVIWLDWNVFDFAYSVSVTSFLLLSVSDVFIYADIVIILWCLLTIYFVIVVHSYIQALREDPSGASAGFPRAHVYQTQTAGLRYASLCTPPPTTAVPSHIGVGYPPACAVSDENTMTPQAGYLYPPPYPAVTSYTDVRYPPHHPMAGKITLSSYYDAGNLPSHVAHGRTTMTSQDSPGYPPAYTDPDTTAVMSQFGNSSQHTVPAKAIVTYLGSE